A genomic region of Mycobacterium senriense contains the following coding sequences:
- a CDS encoding LCP family protein — protein MPVQRVVRVIATALTLAVVLGTGIAWSNVRSFEDGIFHMSAPSLGKGGDDGAIDILLVGLDSRTDAHGNPLSQEELDTLKAGDEEATNTDTIILIRIPNNGKSATAISIPRDSYVAAPGLGKTKINGVYGQTREAKRTALVKAGASATEAAAQGTQAGREALIKTVADLTGVTVDHYAEIGLLGFSLITDALGGVDVCLKEPVFEPLSGADFPAGPQRLNGPEALSFVRQRHELPRGDLDRVVRQQVVMASLAHRVISGQTLSSPTTVKRLEAAVQRSVVISAGWDVMDFVQQMQKLAGGNVAFATIPVLDGAGWSDDGMQSVVRLDPHQVADWVGGLLHDQEQGKTEEIAYTPAKTTASVLNDTDINGLASAVSDVLSAKGFATGTVGNNESGHVKASQVRAAKSDDLGAREVSKELGGLPVIADTSLAPGAVRVVLANDYSGPGSGLSGDATIMPAKVSTAGAVSADPKVPPPSPILTAGSDKPECIN, from the coding sequence ATGCCTGTGCAACGTGTGGTTCGTGTGATTGCCACCGCGCTGACGCTCGCGGTCGTCCTCGGCACTGGGATCGCGTGGAGCAATGTCCGGTCTTTCGAAGACGGAATCTTTCACATGTCCGCGCCATCACTGGGCAAGGGCGGCGACGACGGCGCGATCGACATCCTGCTCGTCGGGCTGGACAGCCGCACCGACGCGCACGGCAACCCGTTGTCGCAGGAGGAGCTGGACACGCTGAAGGCCGGGGACGAGGAAGCCACCAACACCGACACGATCATCCTGATCCGCATCCCCAACAACGGGAAGTCGGCCACCGCGATCTCGATCCCGCGCGACTCCTACGTGGCCGCCCCGGGCCTGGGCAAGACCAAGATCAACGGCGTCTACGGCCAGACCCGGGAGGCCAAGCGCACCGCCCTGGTCAAGGCCGGCGCGTCGGCTACCGAGGCGGCGGCCCAGGGCACCCAGGCCGGCCGCGAGGCGCTGATCAAGACCGTCGCCGACCTCACCGGCGTCACCGTCGACCACTACGCCGAGATCGGCCTGCTCGGCTTCTCGCTGATCACCGACGCCCTCGGCGGCGTCGACGTCTGCCTCAAGGAGCCGGTGTTCGAACCCCTTTCGGGCGCCGACTTCCCGGCCGGCCCGCAGCGACTCAACGGCCCCGAGGCGCTCAGCTTCGTGCGCCAGCGCCATGAGCTGCCGCGCGGCGACCTGGACCGGGTGGTGCGCCAGCAGGTGGTGATGGCCTCGCTGGCCCACCGGGTGATCTCGGGCCAGACGCTGTCCAGCCCCACCACGGTCAAGCGGCTGGAGGCCGCCGTTCAGCGCTCGGTGGTGATCTCCGCGGGCTGGGACGTCATGGATTTCGTGCAGCAGATGCAGAAGCTGGCCGGCGGCAACGTCGCCTTCGCCACCATCCCGGTGCTCGACGGCGCCGGCTGGAGCGACGACGGCATGCAGAGCGTGGTGCGGCTGGATCCGCATCAGGTCGCCGACTGGGTGGGCGGCCTGCTGCACGACCAGGAGCAGGGCAAGACCGAGGAGATCGCGTACACCCCGGCGAAGACCACCGCCAGCGTGCTCAACGACACCGACATCAACGGCCTGGCCTCGGCCGTGTCAGACGTGTTGAGCGCCAAGGGCTTTGCCACGGGTACCGTGGGCAACAACGAGAGCGGGCACGTCAAGGCCAGCCAGGTGCGCGCCGCGAAGAGCGACGACCTGGGGGCAAGGGAGGTCTCCAAGGAATTGGGTGGGCTGCCGGTGATCGCCGACACCTCGCTGGCGCCGGGTGCGGTGCGGGTGGTGCTGGCAAACGACTACAGCGGTCCGGGCTCGGGCCTGTCCGGCGACGCGACGATCATGCCCGCGAAGGTGTCCACCGCCGGCGCGGTGTCGGCGGACCCCAAGGTCCCCCCGCCCTCGCCGATCCTGACCGCCGGCTCCGACAAGCCGGAGTGCATCAACTGA
- a CDS encoding TIGR03089 family protein, with protein MHQLITLSGAILDPMLRADPVGPRITYYDDATGERIELSGVTLANWAAKTGNLLRDELGAGPGSRVAILLPAHWQTAAVLFGVWWIGAEAVLAGPADLALCTAQRLDEADDAVAGGEVAVLSLDPFGRPAPDLPIGVTDYATAVRVHGDQIVPESNPGPALGGRSVDEVLADCQSAAAARGLTSGDRVLSGASWSGPAELVDGLLAIMAVGGSLVQVANADPAGQERRIETEKVTRVL; from the coding sequence GTGCATCAACTGATCACGCTGAGCGGGGCCATCCTCGATCCGATGCTGCGGGCCGATCCGGTGGGCCCGCGCATCACCTACTACGACGACGCGACCGGCGAGCGCATCGAACTGTCCGGTGTGACGCTGGCCAACTGGGCCGCCAAGACGGGCAACCTGCTGCGCGACGAGCTGGGCGCCGGACCGGGCAGCCGGGTGGCCATCCTGTTGCCCGCGCACTGGCAGACGGCGGCCGTGCTGTTCGGGGTGTGGTGGATCGGCGCCGAGGCGGTGCTGGCGGGCCCGGCCGACCTGGCGCTGTGCACGGCGCAGCGACTGGACGAGGCCGACGACGCGGTGGCCGGCGGCGAGGTGGCGGTGCTGTCGCTGGATCCGTTCGGCCGGCCCGCACCCGACCTGCCGATCGGCGTGACGGACTACGCGACCGCGGTGCGGGTGCATGGCGATCAGATCGTGCCCGAATCGAACCCGGGGCCGGCGCTGGGCGGGCGATCGGTCGACGAGGTGCTGGCCGACTGCCAAAGCGCGGCGGCCGCAAGGGGTTTGACGTCGGGCGATCGAGTGCTGTCCGGCGCGTCGTGGTCGGGGCCCGCCGAATTGGTGGACGGGCTGCTGGCGATCATGGCCGTCGGCGGCTCGCTCGTGCAGGTGGCCAACGCCGACCCGGCCGGCCAAGAGCGCCGCATCGAGACCGAGAAAGTCACCCGGGTGCTGTAA
- a CDS encoding DUF1490 family protein, whose product MAVYGLLAKAAGTVVTGLVGVTAYEVVRKAAAKAPLHETAVKGAELGLRGTRKAEEAAESARLKLADVMAEARERIGEEAPTPSIADTHDHEH is encoded by the coding sequence ATGGCGGTGTACGGGCTCCTGGCGAAGGCGGCAGGCACGGTGGTCACCGGGTTGGTCGGCGTGACCGCCTACGAGGTGGTGCGCAAGGCCGCGGCCAAGGCGCCGCTGCACGAGACCGCGGTCAAGGGCGCCGAGCTAGGACTGCGCGGCACCCGCAAGGCCGAGGAGGCCGCCGAGTCGGCGCGCCTCAAGCTGGCCGACGTCATGGCCGAGGCCCGCGAGCGCATCGGCGAGGAGGCGCCCACCCCCTCGATCGCCGACACCCACGACCACGAGCACTGA
- the ctpC gene encoding manganese-exporting P-type ATPase CtpC yields MDLALVPDITDEARTEDPALQVISDAAGRIRVAVDWVRANSRRAVAVEEAVAKCEGVRVVHAYPRTGSVVIWYSPRRCDRSAVLAAIGEAAHVAAELIPARAPHSSEIRNADVLRMVIGGAALALLGVRRYVFARPPLLGPSGRVFATGVTVFTGYPFLRGALRSLRSGKAGTDALVSAATVASLVLRENVVALTVLWLLNIGEYLQDLTLRRTRRAISELLRGSQDTAWIRLADGAEAGTEVQVPIDTVQIGDEVVVHDHVAIPVDGEVVDGEAIVNQSAITGENLPVSVVVGAHVHAGSVVVRGRLVVRAQAVGNQTTIGRIITRVEEAQHDRAPIQTVGENFSRRFVPTSFIVSAITLAITGDVRRAMTMLLIACPCAVGLATPTAISAAIGNGARRGILIKGGSHLEQAGRVDAIVFDKTGTLTVGRPVVTNIIALHKDWQPEQVLAYAASSEIHSRHPLAEAVIRSTEERHITIPPHEECEVLVGLGMRTWADGRTLLLGSPGLLRAENVRVSKKASQWVDRLRRQAETPLLLAVDGKLVGLISLRDEVRPEASDVLNKLRGNGIRRIVMLTGDHPDIAEVVAGELGIDEWRAEVMPEDKLAAVRDLQDEGYTVGMVGDGINDAPALAAADIGIAMGLAGTDVAVETADVALANDDLHRLLDVRDLGARAVDVIQENYGMSIAVNAAGLIIGAGGALSPVLAAILHNASSVAVVANSSRLIRYRLDAPRGAANGERAG; encoded by the coding sequence ATGGACCTCGCCCTAGTCCCCGACATCACAGACGAGGCGCGAACCGAAGACCCTGCGCTGCAAGTCATTTCGGATGCGGCCGGACGCATCCGAGTCGCCGTCGACTGGGTGCGCGCCAACTCCCGGCGTGCGGTCGCGGTCGAAGAGGCCGTCGCCAAGTGTGAGGGCGTGCGCGTGGTGCACGCCTACCCGCGCACCGGATCGGTCGTCATCTGGTACTCGCCGCGGCGCTGCGACCGCTCCGCGGTGCTGGCCGCCATCGGCGAGGCGGCCCACGTCGCCGCCGAGCTGATCCCGGCCCGCGCGCCGCACTCCTCGGAGATCCGCAACGCCGACGTGCTGCGCATGGTCATCGGCGGCGCCGCGCTGGCCCTGCTCGGGGTGCGCCGCTACGTCTTCGCGCGCCCACCGCTGCTGGGACCCAGCGGCCGGGTGTTCGCCACCGGAGTCACCGTGTTCACCGGCTACCCCTTCCTGCGCGGCGCGCTGCGCTCGTTGCGTTCCGGCAAGGCCGGCACCGACGCGCTGGTCTCGGCGGCGACGGTGGCCAGCCTGGTGCTGCGGGAGAACGTCGTCGCGCTGACCGTGCTGTGGTTGCTCAATATTGGTGAGTACCTTCAGGATCTGACACTGCGCCGGACCCGCCGCGCCATCTCCGAACTGCTACGCGGCAGCCAGGACACCGCCTGGATCCGGCTCGCGGACGGCGCCGAGGCGGGAACCGAGGTCCAGGTGCCGATCGATACCGTGCAGATCGGCGACGAGGTGGTGGTCCACGACCACGTCGCCATCCCGGTCGACGGCGAGGTGGTCGACGGCGAGGCGATCGTCAACCAGTCCGCGATCACCGGCGAGAATCTGCCGGTCAGCGTCGTGGTCGGCGCGCACGTGCACGCCGGTTCGGTGGTGGTGCGCGGACGCCTGGTGGTGCGCGCCCAGGCCGTCGGCAACCAGACCACCATCGGCCGCATCATCACCCGGGTCGAGGAGGCTCAGCACGACCGGGCGCCGATCCAGACGGTCGGCGAAAACTTCTCCCGCCGTTTCGTTCCCACCTCGTTCATCGTCTCTGCCATCACGCTGGCGATCACCGGGGACGTCCGCCGGGCGATGACCATGCTGCTCATCGCCTGCCCGTGCGCGGTGGGCCTGGCCACCCCGACCGCGATCAGCGCGGCGATCGGCAACGGCGCGCGCCGCGGCATCCTGATCAAGGGCGGCTCGCACCTCGAGCAGGCCGGCCGGGTGGACGCGATCGTGTTCGACAAGACCGGCACGCTGACCGTCGGACGCCCGGTGGTCACCAATATCATTGCGTTGCACAAGGATTGGCAGCCTGAACAGGTGCTGGCGTATGCGGCCAGCTCGGAGATCCACTCCCGGCACCCGCTGGCCGAGGCGGTGATCCGGTCCACCGAGGAACGCCACATCACCATCCCGCCGCACGAGGAGTGCGAGGTCCTGGTGGGCCTGGGAATGCGGACCTGGGCTGATGGCCGGACCCTGCTGCTGGGCAGCCCCGGGCTGCTGCGCGCCGAAAACGTGCGGGTGTCCAAGAAGGCGTCGCAGTGGGTGGACCGGCTGCGCCGCCAGGCCGAGACCCCGCTGCTGCTCGCCGTCGACGGCAAGTTGGTCGGCTTGATCAGCCTGCGCGACGAGGTGCGCCCCGAGGCCTCTGACGTGCTGAACAAGCTGCGCGGCAACGGTATTCGCCGCATCGTCATGCTCACCGGCGATCACCCGGACATCGCCGAGGTGGTGGCCGGCGAGCTCGGGATCGACGAATGGCGTGCCGAGGTGATGCCGGAGGACAAGCTCGCGGCGGTGCGCGACCTGCAGGATGAGGGCTACACCGTCGGCATGGTCGGTGACGGCATCAACGACGCGCCAGCGCTGGCCGCCGCCGACATCGGGATCGCGATGGGGCTGGCGGGAACCGACGTCGCCGTCGAGACCGCTGACGTGGCGCTGGCCAACGACGACCTGCACCGGCTGCTCGACGTGCGCGACCTGGGTGCCCGCGCGGTCGACGTCATCCAGGAGAACTACGGCATGTCCATCGCCGTCAACGCCGCCGGGCTGATCATCGGCGCGGGCGGCGCACTGTCCCCCGTGCTGGCCGCGATCCTGCACAACGCATCGTCGGTGGCGGTGGTGGCCAACAGCTCGCGGCTGATCCGCTACCGGCTGGACGCGCCCCGCGGCGCGGCCAACGGCGAGCGCGCCGGCTGA
- a CDS encoding cation transporter, which yields MTTSVAIQHECRGGAAHDADWRRGAGWARRLAWVSLAVVLVEGVVGLWQGFAVGSVALTGWALGGASEALASAMVVWRFSGTRASSATAERRAQRGVAVSFWLTAPYIAAESVRDLAGAHHAETSVIGIGLTALALVLMPVLGRANHRLGTRLGSGATEAEGIQNYLCAAQAAGVLVGLAMTALWSGAWWVDPAVGLAIAGVAGWQGVRAWRGEDCGC from the coding sequence ATGACCACTTCGGTTGCCATCCAGCACGAGTGCCGGGGCGGCGCGGCGCACGACGCCGACTGGCGGCGCGGCGCCGGGTGGGCGCGGCGGCTGGCCTGGGTCAGCCTGGCCGTGGTGCTCGTCGAGGGCGTCGTCGGGCTGTGGCAGGGATTCGCGGTCGGCTCGGTCGCCCTGACCGGGTGGGCCCTGGGCGGCGCATCGGAGGCGCTGGCCAGCGCCATGGTGGTGTGGCGATTCAGCGGGACACGCGCCTCCTCCGCCACCGCGGAGCGGCGCGCGCAACGCGGCGTCGCGGTGTCGTTCTGGCTGACCGCCCCGTACATCGCCGCCGAATCCGTGCGCGACCTGGCGGGTGCGCACCACGCCGAGACGTCGGTGATCGGCATCGGGCTGACCGCCCTCGCGCTGGTGCTCATGCCGGTGCTGGGGCGGGCCAACCACCGGTTGGGCACCCGGTTGGGGTCGGGAGCCACCGAGGCCGAGGGGATCCAGAACTATCTGTGCGCCGCCCAGGCGGCCGGGGTGCTGGTCGGCCTCGCGATGACGGCGCTGTGGTCCGGCGCGTGGTGGGTCGACCCGGCCGTCGGGCTGGCCATCGCCGGCGTCGCGGGCTGGCAGGGTGTGCGCGCCTGGCGCGGCGAGGATTGCGGCTGCTGA
- a CDS encoding class I SAM-dependent methyltransferase, whose amino-acid sequence MARTDDDTWDLATSVGATATMVAAGRARATLDGLIDDRFAEPLVRAVGVDFMTRWAAGELASADVDEPGAPWGMQRMTDMMAARTCYIDAFFAEAGAAGIDQVVILASGLDARAYRLPWAPGTTVFEIDQPQVLEFKAATIAELGAEPTAEVRDVPIDLRHDWPSALRQAGFDTGRPAAWAAEGLVGFLPPEAQDRLLDNVTALSADGSQLVAEVFANTGINGDALNAASEKWRRNGLDIALGELGFPGERNDVATYLQQLGWQPVRTPLNQMLANNGLPLQSTDPDAPFAQNYYCTAVLHRSGS is encoded by the coding sequence ATGGCGCGCACCGATGACGACACCTGGGACCTGGCGACCAGCGTGGGAGCGACCGCCACCATGGTGGCCGCCGGGCGGGCCCGGGCCACCCTGGACGGGCTGATCGACGACCGGTTCGCCGAGCCGCTGGTGCGCGCGGTCGGCGTGGACTTCATGACCCGGTGGGCCGCCGGCGAGCTCGCCTCCGCCGACGTCGACGAGCCGGGCGCCCCGTGGGGCATGCAACGCATGACCGACATGATGGCCGCCCGCACCTGTTACATCGACGCGTTCTTCGCCGAGGCGGGTGCCGCGGGCATCGACCAGGTCGTCATCCTGGCGTCCGGCCTGGACGCGCGCGCCTACCGGTTGCCGTGGGCGCCGGGCACCACGGTGTTCGAGATCGACCAGCCGCAGGTTTTGGAGTTCAAGGCGGCGACCATCGCCGAGCTCGGTGCCGAGCCCACCGCCGAGGTGCGCGACGTTCCGATCGACCTGCGCCACGACTGGCCGTCGGCGCTGCGGCAGGCCGGCTTCGACACCGGGCGGCCCGCCGCCTGGGCGGCCGAGGGCCTGGTCGGCTTCCTGCCGCCCGAGGCTCAGGATCGGTTGCTGGACAACGTCACCGCCCTGTCGGCCGACGGCAGCCAGCTGGTGGCCGAGGTCTTCGCGAACACCGGGATCAACGGGGACGCGCTGAATGCCGCGAGCGAGAAGTGGCGACGCAACGGCCTCGACATCGCGCTGGGCGAGCTGGGCTTCCCCGGCGAGCGCAACGACGTGGCGACCTACCTGCAGCAGCTGGGCTGGCAGCCGGTCCGCACCCCGCTGAACCAGATGCTGGCCAACAACGGCCTTCCGCTGCAGTCGACCGACCCCGATGCACCCTTCGCCCAGAATTACTACTGCACCGCGGTGCTGCACCGGTCGGGTTCCTAG
- a CDS encoding CoA transferase, with the protein MPNSKPAKPLDGFRVLDFTQNIAGPMAGQVLADLGAEVIKIEAPVGEAARHITAVLPGRPPLATLFLPHNRGKKSVMADLRSDDAKQQILRLVDTADVVLEGFRPGVMERMGLGPDELQSRNPRLIYARLSAYGGNGPEGSRPGVDLMVAAESGMTTGMPTPTGKPQIIPFQLVDAASGHVLAQAVLAALLNRERHGVADVVRVAMYDVAVSLQASQLTIHLNKPSEAPKPDAAPKPKKRKGVGFATQPSDAFKAADGYLVISAYVPKHWDKLCEIIGRPDMRDDERFVDQRARALNYPELTEELEKALAAKTADEWVQLLQEGGLMACHAYTWKQVVGTALFAENELALPVGAGADEVTVIRTPARYSSFDAAAAEPPPALGQHTEEYLGAPQPAP; encoded by the coding sequence ATGCCGAACAGCAAGCCCGCCAAGCCACTTGACGGATTCCGGGTGCTCGACTTCACCCAGAACATCGCCGGGCCGATGGCCGGCCAGGTGCTGGCCGATCTGGGTGCCGAGGTGATCAAAATCGAGGCGCCCGTCGGCGAGGCGGCCCGGCACATCACCGCGGTCCTGCCCGGGCGCCCGCCGCTGGCCACGCTGTTCCTCCCCCACAATCGGGGCAAGAAGTCGGTGATGGCAGACCTGCGCAGCGACGACGCCAAACAGCAGATCCTGCGGCTGGTCGATACGGCCGACGTTGTGCTGGAAGGGTTTCGGCCCGGGGTGATGGAACGCATGGGCCTGGGCCCCGACGAACTGCAATCCCGCAACCCCAGACTCATCTACGCGCGCCTGTCCGCCTACGGCGGCAACGGCCCGGAGGGCAGCCGCCCGGGTGTCGACCTGATGGTCGCCGCCGAATCGGGCATGACCACCGGAATGCCCACGCCCACCGGCAAACCCCAGATCATCCCGTTCCAGCTCGTCGACGCCGCCAGCGGTCACGTGCTGGCCCAGGCCGTGCTGGCCGCGCTGCTCAACCGGGAACGCCACGGGGTGGCCGACGTGGTGCGGGTCGCCATGTATGACGTCGCGGTCAGCCTGCAGGCCAGCCAGCTGACCATCCACCTGAACAAGCCGAGCGAGGCCCCGAAGCCGGACGCGGCGCCTAAGCCCAAGAAGCGCAAGGGTGTCGGCTTCGCCACCCAACCGTCGGACGCCTTCAAGGCCGCCGACGGCTACCTGGTGATCAGCGCGTACGTGCCCAAGCACTGGGACAAGCTGTGCGAAATCATCGGCCGGCCCGACATGCGCGACGACGAGCGGTTCGTCGACCAGCGCGCGCGGGCACTGAACTATCCGGAGCTCACCGAGGAACTCGAGAAGGCCCTGGCCGCCAAGACCGCGGACGAATGGGTGCAGTTGCTCCAGGAGGGCGGCCTGATGGCCTGCCACGCCTACACCTGGAAGCAGGTGGTCGGCACCGCGCTGTTCGCCGAGAACGAACTCGCCCTGCCGGTCGGCGCCGGCGCGGACGAGGTCACGGTAATCCGCACTCCGGCACGCTATTCCAGCTTCGACGCCGCGGCCGCCGAACCCCCGCCCGCCCTCGGCCAGCACACCGAGGAATACCTGGGCGCACCGCAGCCCGCGCCGTAG
- a CDS encoding serine/threonine-protein kinase PknD: MRQSEPDTRVGSQFGPYRLLRLLGRGGMGEVYEAEDTRKHRVVALKLISPQFSGDPMFRARMQREADAAGRLTEPHVVPIHDYGEIDGLLYLDMRLIDGIDLSTLLKRFGALSPPRAVAIVRQVAAALDAAHSSGVTHRDVKPENILITRDDFAYLVDFGIARAAADPQLTQTGVAMGSYHYMAPERFTDHEVTYRADIYSLTCVLLECLTGSPPYRTTSIERAVAAHLTEPAPRPSQLRPGSIPAALDEVIARGMAKSPEERYRSAGELAAAANDALTGAQQLQANTILRDGESAIMHPNANDHRSVRASDPSVPSPAADTVAGPLPAGVTGASSGRSGPGPSMIRAAPTGSGHAQGPGPDFRRPVVPNDGKRRQWIIVGAVALVALVAFVVAVIGYLSTQPSTPASGQTVLPFNGIDFRLSPGGVALNKAGDVFVTNQGMYGRVVELASGSSTATVLPFTGLYQPQGLAVDSAGAVYVADFNNRVVKLAAGSNSQTVLPFSGLNYPEGVAVDTQNSVYVADRGNSRVVKLASGSSTQDVLPFTGLKNPDGVAVDTAGNVYVTDTDNNRVLELAAGATAQTVLPFTGVSVPWGIAVDGAGNVYVTEHDSNKVMKLAAGSNTPSELNFTGLNTPLDVTVDNAGNVYVADRGNDRVVKLRP; this comes from the coding sequence GTGAGGCAAAGCGAGCCGGATACGCGGGTGGGGTCGCAGTTCGGGCCTTACCGGCTGCTGCGGCTGCTGGGCCGCGGTGGCATGGGTGAGGTCTACGAGGCGGAGGACACCCGAAAACATCGGGTGGTGGCGTTGAAGCTGATATCGCCGCAATTCTCCGGCGACCCGATGTTTCGGGCGAGGATGCAGCGCGAGGCAGACGCGGCGGGCCGGCTGACCGAGCCACACGTGGTGCCCATCCACGACTACGGCGAGATCGACGGCCTGCTGTATCTGGACATGCGCCTGATCGACGGAATCGACCTGTCCACGCTGCTGAAACGGTTCGGCGCGTTGAGCCCGCCGCGCGCGGTGGCCATCGTGCGCCAGGTCGCCGCCGCACTGGATGCCGCCCACTCCAGCGGAGTGACCCACCGGGACGTCAAGCCGGAGAACATCCTCATCACGCGCGATGATTTCGCTTATCTGGTGGATTTCGGTATCGCCCGCGCCGCCGCCGACCCGCAGCTGACCCAGACCGGCGTCGCAATGGGCAGTTACCACTACATGGCCCCGGAGCGGTTCACCGACCACGAGGTCACCTATCGCGCTGATATCTATTCGCTGACGTGCGTGTTGCTCGAATGTTTGACCGGGTCGCCGCCGTATCGGACCACCAGCATCGAACGGGCGGTTGCCGCGCACTTGACGGAGCCCGCCCCGCGCCCCAGCCAACTACGACCGGGGAGCATTCCGGCGGCGCTGGACGAGGTGATCGCCCGGGGCATGGCCAAGAGCCCCGAGGAGCGCTACCGCAGCGCCGGTGAGCTTGCCGCCGCCGCCAACGATGCACTGACCGGAGCCCAGCAGCTGCAGGCCAACACGATTCTGCGCGACGGGGAAAGCGCGATCATGCACCCGAACGCAAACGATCATCGTTCGGTACGCGCATCGGACCCTTCGGTCCCGTCGCCCGCCGCCGATACCGTGGCGGGTCCGCTGCCCGCGGGTGTAACCGGTGCCAGCAGCGGCCGATCCGGCCCGGGGCCCTCGATGATCCGCGCGGCGCCTACCGGGTCCGGGCACGCTCAGGGGCCCGGACCGGACTTCAGGCGTCCCGTTGTGCCGAACGACGGCAAGCGAAGGCAGTGGATCATTGTCGGCGCCGTCGCTCTCGTCGCTCTCGTCGCCTTCGTCGTGGCGGTCATCGGTTACCTGTCCACGCAGCCCTCGACGCCGGCGTCGGGACAAACGGTGCTGCCGTTCAACGGCATCGACTTCCGCCTGTCGCCCGGCGGGGTGGCGCTGAACAAGGCCGGCGACGTGTTCGTCACCAACCAGGGCATGTACGGGCGGGTGGTGGAGTTGGCGTCCGGGTCCAGCACTGCCACGGTGCTGCCGTTCACCGGCCTGTACCAACCTCAGGGCCTGGCCGTGGATAGCGCCGGCGCCGTGTACGTCGCCGACTTCAACAACCGGGTGGTGAAGTTGGCGGCGGGGTCGAACAGTCAGACCGTGCTCCCGTTTTCGGGTCTCAACTACCCCGAAGGTGTCGCGGTGGACACCCAGAACAGCGTCTACGTCGCCGACCGGGGCAACAGCAGGGTGGTGAAGTTGGCGTCCGGGTCCAGCACCCAGGACGTGCTGCCGTTCACCGGACTCAAGAACCCCGATGGGGTGGCGGTGGACACCGCCGGCAACGTTTATGTCACCGACACCGACAACAACCGGGTGCTGGAGTTGGCGGCCGGGGCGACCGCCCAGACCGTGCTGCCGTTCACCGGGGTCTCGGTTCCATGGGGTATCGCGGTCGACGGTGCGGGCAACGTCTACGTCACCGAACACGACAGCAACAAGGTGATGAAGTTGGCCGCGGGGTCGAACACCCCGTCGGAGCTGAATTTCACCGGCCTCAACACTCCGTTGGACGTAACGGTGGACAACGCGGGGAACGTCTACGTCGCAGACCGCGGCAACGACCGGGTGGTCAAGCTGAGGCCGTGA